One Trueperaceae bacterium genomic window carries:
- a CDS encoding heavy-metal-associated domain-containing protein, translating to MIDLHVEGMTCGHCTKAVETALAGVDGVTEVHVDLETGRARVDGGDLAALVAAVQEEGYTARPAT from the coding sequence ATGATCGACCTCCACGTCGAAGGCATGACCTGCGGACACTGCACCAAGGCCGTCGAGACCGCCCTCGCCGGCGTCGACGGCGTCACCGAGGTCCACGTCGACCTCGAGACCGGCCGCGCCCGCGTCGACGGCGGCGACCTCGCCGCCCTCGTCGCCGCCGTCCAGGAGGAGGGCTACACCGCCCGCCCCGCCACGTGA